Part of the Terriglobia bacterium genome, TTATCGCCGCGAACGGAACCAAGACGTTCTCTGCCGATTAACTTACCAGGTGACGCCATACCGAGAAGGTCTGTTCCGCTGGTTCCTCGTCGCCATCGAGGAACTGGAATAGCGGAGGCGCCTGAAATCGCCTCGCTTTTCCCGCACGATGCTCCACCAGATTACGCCACTTCACTTCTTACCCCTGCGCCGGGTCTACCCGCAGTACCGCTGAGCCGCGGACCGCGTCATTTTTCAGATGGTCGAGGGCGCGGTTCGCGTCTCTCAGCGGAAAAACCTCCACCTGAGTTCTGATGGGTATTTCGGCGGCGATGCGCAAAAAATCTTCGCCGTCCTGCCGCGTGTTGTTGGCCACGCTGCGCACCACGCGTTCCTGGTAAAGCAGGTCGTAGTCAATGGGCGGAGTAGGGCTCATGTGGATTCCCGCCAGCGCCAGCGTTCCGCCCTTTTTCAGAGCTTTCAGGGCCGCAGGAATAATCTCTCCCGCCGGAGCGAAAATAATCGCCGCATCCAGCTTCACCGGCGGTTCAGCCAGTGCGCCGCCCGCCCACTCGGCGCCCAGCTCCATGGCCAGTTTCTGGTGCCGCTCGTCGCGCGTCGAGGCATACACCTTGACGCCCCAGTGGCGCGCCACCTGGATGGCCACGTGCGCCGCCGAGCCAAACCCGTAAAATCCCAAATTGCCGCCGCGCTCGATGCCGGAAAGCCGCAGTGACCGGAAGCCGATGATGCCCGCGCACAGCAGCGGCGCTGCCTGCTCATCGGGAAAGTTTTCGGGAATGGAATAGGTGAACTGCTCGGCTGCAAGCGCGTATTCGGCGTAGCCGCCATCAACCGTGTAGCCGGTGAACTCAGCGTGGTTGCACAGATTTTCCTTGCCGGCGCGGCAGTACTCACAAGTGCCGTCAGTCCGGTGCAGCCAGGCAATGCCGACGCGCTCGCCAGGTTTGAAACGCCCCGCGCGGCTGCCAGCCCGCCGAACCACGCCCACGACCTGGTGCCCGGGAATCACCGGCATCTTCCGCTGCGGCAGTTCGCCTTCAACCACGTGCAGGTCGGTCCGGCAAACCCCGCACGCAGAAACCTGCACCAGCAGTTCGTCCTCCGCCGGCTCGGGCATCGCCACGTCGGCGAGCACGAGCGGACGGCTTTCGATTTTTCCCGTCGAGTTCAGCACGCACGCCTTCATCGCGTCTCCCGCTACTTCCAGTTTATCGCGGATGGATGCAGGAGGAGTCGCAATTTCAGCGTGC contains:
- a CDS encoding zinc-dependent alcohol dehydrogenase family protein, yielding MKACVLNSTGKIESRPLVLADVAMPEPAEDELLVQVSACGVCRTDLHVVEGELPQRKMPVIPGHQVVGVVRRAGSRAGRFKPGERVGIAWLHRTDGTCEYCRAGKENLCNHAEFTGYTVDGGYAEYALAAEQFTYSIPENFPDEQAAPLLCAGIIGFRSLRLSGIERGGNLGFYGFGSAAHVAIQVARHWGVKVYASTRDERHQKLAMELGAEWAGGALAEPPVKLDAAIIFAPAGEIIPAALKALKKGGTLALAGIHMSPTPPIDYDLLYQERVVRSVANNTRQDGEDFLRIAAEIPIRTQVEVFPLRDANRALDHLKNDAVRGSAVLRVDPAQG